A region from the Arthrobacter gengyunqii genome encodes:
- a CDS encoding response regulator, protein MTGLRVLLVDDHPVVRAGLRAMLGDFDGLEIAAEAADGAAAIAEVARQEALGTPFDVVLMDLQMGSGPDGAEATRRIRAAGGPPVLILTTYDSDADILAAVDAGAAGYMLKDAAPEEIRAAVAAAAQGRTALAPQVAGRLLGQLRSPEATLSPRELELLQLLADGMANRAIARQLFISEATVKTHLVHIYEKLGVDNRTAAVNEARKRRIIRR, encoded by the coding sequence ATGACCGGCCTCCGCGTCCTGCTGGTGGATGACCACCCGGTGGTCCGGGCCGGGCTGAGGGCCATGCTCGGTGATTTCGACGGGCTGGAGATAGCGGCCGAAGCGGCCGACGGAGCTGCAGCCATCGCAGAAGTGGCCCGTCAGGAAGCCCTGGGTACGCCGTTTGATGTGGTGCTGATGGATCTGCAGATGGGATCCGGCCCGGACGGGGCGGAGGCGACGCGGCGGATCAGGGCAGCGGGCGGTCCGCCGGTCCTTATTCTCACCACGTATGACAGCGATGCAGACATTCTTGCCGCCGTCGACGCCGGCGCCGCCGGTTACATGCTGAAGGACGCGGCGCCGGAAGAGATCCGTGCTGCTGTTGCAGCAGCTGCGCAGGGACGGACGGCGCTTGCTCCCCAGGTGGCCGGACGCCTGCTCGGTCAGTTGCGCAGTCCGGAAGCTACGCTGAGTCCGCGTGAACTGGAACTGCTTCAGCTGCTGGCCGATGGAATGGCCAACCGCGCGATCGCCCGGCAACTCTTCATTTCCGAGGCCACCGTCAAAACGCATCTGGTGCACATCTACGAGAAACTGGGCGTCGACAACCGTACGGCGGCCGTGAACGAAGCCCGGAAGCGGCGGATCATCCGTCGCTAG
- a CDS encoding ABC transporter permease encodes MYLALRDIRFAKGRFALMGSVVALISLLLVLLSGLTAGLGNQNTGAVAAFKDHGINSVAFGAPGNTGAKASYTESVVTAEQLREWRNTEGVQGAEPLGITQTRAVAQSTANVAVFGVEPGSALAPQSVDDGGVILGASTAEDLGVDVGGTVALGGRSLTVSAVSEDSWYSHTPVAWASLETWQQVAHTDDASLPDAPVATVIVSTATPDAAAAANASARTVSTDVRGSYSALGSYRSENGSLLLMQAFLYGISALVIVAFLTVWTVQRTRDIAVLKALGGSSSYLLRDALAQAAIVLAGGALLGGLAGVGIGAVAAQLAPFSVSAATTVLPVLGIVLLGLAGAALAVRSVTKVDPLTALGGN; translated from the coding sequence GTGTATCTCGCACTTCGTGACATCCGCTTCGCCAAGGGGCGTTTCGCCCTGATGGGAAGCGTCGTGGCGCTGATTTCGCTGCTGTTGGTTTTGCTTTCCGGGCTGACTGCCGGGCTGGGCAACCAAAACACCGGTGCGGTGGCCGCATTCAAGGACCACGGGATCAACTCCGTTGCGTTTGGTGCACCCGGCAACACCGGAGCCAAGGCCTCCTACACCGAGTCTGTGGTCACCGCAGAACAACTGCGGGAATGGCGGAACACCGAGGGGGTTCAGGGAGCTGAGCCCCTCGGGATTACCCAGACCCGGGCGGTGGCCCAATCCACCGCGAACGTGGCCGTCTTCGGCGTCGAGCCCGGTTCCGCACTGGCTCCCCAAAGCGTGGACGACGGCGGAGTCATCCTCGGTGCCTCCACGGCAGAAGATCTGGGTGTGGACGTGGGCGGAACCGTAGCCCTGGGCGGCCGCAGCCTGACCGTAAGTGCCGTTTCCGAAGACTCCTGGTACAGCCACACCCCGGTGGCGTGGGCCTCCCTTGAGACCTGGCAGCAGGTGGCCCACACCGATGACGCGTCCCTGCCGGACGCCCCCGTAGCCACCGTCATCGTCTCCACCGCCACACCCGATGCCGCAGCGGCCGCCAACGCCTCGGCCCGGACCGTCTCCACCGACGTCCGCGGTTCCTACAGTGCCCTGGGATCCTACCGTTCCGAAAACGGATCGCTGCTCCTGATGCAGGCCTTCCTATACGGCATCTCCGCGCTGGTGATTGTCGCGTTCCTGACCGTCTGGACCGTGCAGCGAACCCGGGACATTGCAGTGCTGAAGGCTTTGGGCGGTTCCTCGTCCTACCTGCTGCGGGATGCGCTGGCCCAGGCGGCGATCGTTCTGGCCGGCGGCGCCCTCCTGGGCGGTCTGGCCGGAGTGGGGATTGGCGCAGTTGCGGCGCAGCTGGCGCCATTCAGTGTCAGCGCCGCCACCACGGTCCTGCCCGTTCTGGGAATTGTCCTGCTTGGCCTGGCCGGAGCTGCGCTCGCCGTCCGCAGCGTGACCAAGGTGGACCCGCTCACCGCCCTGGGCGGGAACTGA
- a CDS encoding L-ribulose-5-phosphate 4-epimerase, with protein sequence MTATSDVLGTVDRLRRQVSDLHAELTRNELVVWTAGNISARVPDQDLMVIKPSGVSYDDLTAENMVLTDLYGTAVDGGGSPSSDTDAHAYVYRNMPAVHGVVHTHSTYATAWAARGEAIPCVLTMMADEFGGEIPVGPFALIGDDSIGRGIVEVLDGHRSTAILMQNHGVFTIGKDARSAVKSAVLCEEVARTVHISRQLGELLPIPQADIDHLYQRYQNVYGQK encoded by the coding sequence GTGACGGCCACCTCCGATGTTCTCGGCACCGTCGACCGGCTGCGCCGCCAGGTCAGCGACCTGCACGCCGAACTGACCCGCAACGAACTGGTGGTGTGGACCGCGGGCAACATCTCAGCCCGCGTGCCGGACCAGGATTTGATGGTTATCAAGCCTTCCGGTGTTTCCTATGACGACCTCACTGCCGAGAACATGGTCCTCACCGATCTTTACGGCACAGCGGTCGACGGCGGCGGCTCGCCGTCGTCGGACACTGATGCCCACGCCTACGTCTATCGGAACATGCCGGCCGTCCACGGCGTCGTCCACACCCATTCCACCTATGCCACCGCCTGGGCCGCCCGCGGAGAAGCCATTCCCTGCGTGCTGACCATGATGGCGGACGAATTCGGCGGGGAAATCCCCGTTGGCCCGTTTGCCCTGATCGGTGATGACTCCATTGGCCGCGGCATCGTCGAGGTCCTTGACGGTCACCGCTCCACCGCCATCCTCATGCAGAACCACGGCGTGTTCACGATCGGCAAGGACGCCAGGTCCGCCGTGAAGTCAGCAGTCTTGTGCGAAGAGGTGGCCCGCACCGTTCACATCAGCCGCCAGCTCGGCGAGCTGCTGCCGATCCCGCAGGCAGACATCGACCATCTGTACCAGCGCTACCAGAACGTTTACGGCCAAAAATAG
- a CDS encoding ABC transporter ATP-binding protein produces MSVSAALSLTGVTLEYPDGEGTLKALDNVSMSLPAGEVLSLVGPSGSGKSSLLAVAATLIRPTAGRVEVAGVDTSTLDDAGRTTLRRGRVGLIFQQPNLLPSLTAVEQLIITDRLRGQRTSASGPRALDLLDLVGLTSAANKRPHQLSGGQRQRVNIARALMGSPALMLVDEPTAALDHERSESIVKLLVHLTREFGFGTVMVTHDMDFVPLTDAVAGMRDGRLSSAVMTSAAAQE; encoded by the coding sequence ATGTCCGTATCCGCTGCCCTGTCGCTGACCGGCGTCACCCTTGAATACCCGGACGGTGAGGGGACACTCAAAGCCCTGGACAACGTGAGCATGAGCTTGCCCGCGGGGGAAGTGCTGTCACTGGTGGGCCCCTCGGGCTCCGGCAAGTCCTCCCTCCTGGCCGTGGCCGCTACCCTGATCCGTCCCACAGCCGGCCGGGTCGAAGTGGCCGGCGTGGATACTTCAACGCTGGACGACGCCGGCCGCACCACCCTGCGCCGCGGCCGGGTGGGACTGATTTTCCAGCAACCCAATCTGCTGCCCTCGCTCACAGCGGTGGAGCAGCTGATCATCACTGATCGGTTGCGCGGACAACGCACTTCAGCATCCGGACCGCGGGCACTGGACCTGTTGGATCTGGTGGGCCTGACCTCCGCGGCGAACAAGCGCCCGCACCAACTTTCCGGCGGCCAGCGGCAGCGGGTCAACATCGCCCGTGCCCTCATGGGAAGCCCGGCGCTGATGCTGGTGGATGAGCCCACAGCGGCACTGGACCATGAACGCTCCGAGAGCATCGTGAAGCTGCTGGTTCACCTGACCCGGGAGTTTGGCTTCGGCACGGTCATGGTCACCCATGACATGGACTTCGTGCCGCTGACCGATGCTGTGGCCGGCATGCGCGACGGCCGCCTCAGCTCCGCTGTGATGACGTCCGCCGCGGCGCAGGAGTAG
- the araA gene encoding L-arabinose isomerase, with product MTISTAPAREIWFLTGSQGLYGEDTLAQVREQASDIARQLDDADAVPYRIVFKPVLKDSDAIQETILAANSSESCIGLIAWMHTFSPAKMWIRGLTKLQRPLLHLHTQHNVELPWADIDMDFMNLNQAAHGDREFAYMASRLGISRKTVVGHVSSPRVQAKIDSWARAAAGWHEIRNLKLARFGDNMRNVAVTEGDKTEAEVKFGVSVNTWSVNELAEAMDAVTEEAIDALVAEYEELYDVVPELRRDGGRHKSLRYGARQELGLRSFLDGGNFGAFTTNFEDLGALQQLPGLAVQRLMADGYGFGAEGDWKTAVLVRIAKVMGEGLPGGASLMEDYTYNLVPGNEVILGAHMLEICPSLTTSKPALEIHPLGIGGKDDPVRLVFTADPGPAVVVSLADMRERFRLTANLVENVVPEQDLPNLPVARAVWKPAPDLETSAECWLSAGGAHHTVMSTALGRDVWEDFAQIADVELAMIDDATTTASFVNELKMNQAYYRLAQGF from the coding sequence ATGACCATTAGCACCGCCCCCGCCCGCGAAATCTGGTTCCTCACCGGCAGCCAGGGACTCTACGGAGAAGACACCCTGGCCCAGGTCCGCGAACAGGCAAGCGACATTGCCCGGCAGCTGGATGACGCCGACGCCGTCCCCTACCGGATTGTGTTCAAGCCCGTCCTCAAGGATTCCGACGCCATCCAGGAGACCATCCTGGCCGCCAACTCCTCCGAATCCTGCATTGGGCTCATCGCCTGGATGCACACCTTCTCTCCGGCCAAGATGTGGATCCGCGGACTGACGAAGCTGCAGCGCCCGCTGCTGCACCTGCACACCCAGCACAACGTCGAGCTGCCGTGGGCGGACATCGACATGGACTTCATGAACCTGAACCAGGCCGCGCACGGCGACCGGGAATTTGCCTACATGGCCTCCCGCCTGGGCATCAGCCGCAAGACCGTCGTCGGGCACGTCTCCAGCCCCCGTGTCCAGGCCAAGATCGATTCCTGGGCGCGTGCCGCCGCCGGCTGGCACGAAATCCGCAACCTGAAACTGGCACGCTTCGGCGACAACATGCGCAACGTCGCCGTGACCGAGGGTGACAAGACCGAGGCCGAGGTGAAGTTCGGCGTCTCCGTAAACACCTGGTCCGTCAACGAACTGGCCGAGGCCATGGACGCCGTCACCGAAGAGGCCATTGACGCGCTGGTTGCCGAGTACGAAGAACTGTACGACGTCGTTCCGGAGCTTCGGCGCGACGGCGGCCGCCACAAGTCCCTGCGCTACGGCGCACGTCAGGAACTGGGACTGCGCTCCTTCCTGGACGGCGGCAACTTTGGCGCCTTCACCACCAACTTCGAGGATCTGGGCGCCCTGCAGCAGCTTCCCGGCCTGGCCGTGCAGCGTCTGATGGCCGACGGTTACGGATTCGGCGCCGAAGGTGACTGGAAGACCGCCGTCCTGGTCCGCATCGCCAAGGTCATGGGCGAGGGCCTGCCCGGCGGAGCGTCCCTGATGGAGGATTACACGTACAATCTGGTCCCCGGGAACGAGGTCATCCTCGGTGCGCACATGCTGGAAATCTGCCCGTCCCTGACCACCTCCAAGCCGGCACTGGAAATCCACCCGCTGGGCATCGGGGGCAAGGACGACCCGGTTCGTCTGGTCTTCACCGCTGACCCCGGCCCCGCCGTCGTCGTCTCTCTGGCGGATATGCGCGAGCGGTTCAGGCTCACCGCCAACCTGGTGGAAAACGTGGTGCCCGAGCAGGACCTGCCCAACCTGCCCGTGGCCCGCGCGGTGTGGAAGCCGGCTCCGGACCTGGAGACCTCCGCCGAGTGCTGGCTGTCAGCCGGCGGAGCCCACCACACGGTTATGTCCACTGCCCTGGGGCGGGACGTGTGGGAGGACTTCGCGCAGATTGCGGACGTGGAACTGGCAATGATCGACGACGCCACCACCACGGCATCGTTCGTCAACGAGCTGAAGATGAACCAGGCGTACTATCGGCTGGCACAGGGATTCTGA
- a CDS encoding aldose-1-epimerase — protein sequence MNRPTSPNGRIISLRAGDYTAGIAAVGAGIQSLSHGRHSLVLPFDPDKVPHAYAGKTLAPWPNRIGGGKYVFRGRTYEVPVNEASTGTALHGLVVWDEWQVAEESAGSVILANMLHGQPGYPHQLHLWAEFSLDADSGLTVTIQAANVGRTAAPYGVSSHPYLAAGDKAVDECEVSFTAAQVLMTDDRLLPLELKETAGSEFDFSQPRVLGGMSLDHAFTGLSDDGWQVRLRDPATGAATVLSTPAGPEGSAWLQVYSGEELGRRGMAVEPMTCPPDAFNTGTDLIVLEPGDEHRFSYSISAG from the coding sequence ATGAATCGTCCAACCAGCCCCAACGGCCGGATCATTTCACTCCGAGCCGGCGATTACACGGCTGGAATCGCTGCGGTCGGTGCGGGAATTCAAAGCCTGTCCCACGGCCGGCATTCCTTGGTGCTGCCCTTTGACCCCGACAAAGTGCCGCATGCCTATGCCGGAAAGACGCTGGCTCCGTGGCCCAACCGGATTGGCGGCGGCAAGTATGTTTTCCGGGGCCGGACCTACGAGGTCCCCGTCAACGAGGCATCCACAGGCACCGCACTCCACGGCCTGGTGGTGTGGGACGAGTGGCAGGTCGCCGAGGAGTCAGCCGGTTCAGTGATCCTGGCAAATATGCTGCACGGGCAGCCCGGTTATCCGCACCAGCTGCACCTTTGGGCGGAGTTCTCGCTTGATGCGGACAGCGGCCTCACCGTAACGATCCAAGCCGCCAACGTGGGCCGCACCGCCGCCCCCTACGGAGTCTCCTCGCATCCGTATCTTGCCGCAGGAGACAAAGCCGTGGACGAGTGCGAGGTCAGCTTCACGGCAGCACAGGTCCTCATGACCGATGACCGGCTGCTGCCGCTGGAGCTGAAGGAAACCGCGGGTTCGGAGTTTGATTTTTCCCAACCCCGGGTACTGGGCGGGATGAGCCTGGACCACGCGTTTACAGGATTGTCCGACGACGGATGGCAGGTTCGCCTGCGCGACCCCGCCACCGGCGCGGCGACGGTTCTCTCAACTCCGGCCGGCCCCGAAGGGTCTGCCTGGCTGCAGGTCTATTCCGGTGAAGAGCTCGGCCGGCGGGGCATGGCAGTTGAGCCCATGACGTGCCCGCCGGACGCTTTCAACACCGGTACGGATCTGATCGTGCTGGAACCGGGCGATGAACATCGTTTTTCGTATTCAATCAGCGCCGGATAA
- the araB gene encoding ribulokinase, translating into MSNPQPHEQYVMGVDYGTLSGRAVVVRVSDGTELGSAVHEYPHAVVTETLPGSDVRLPPDWALQVPQDYVEVLQNAVPAALRSAGVDAADVIGIATDFTACTMVPVLEDGTPLNELPEFASRPHAFVKLWRHHAAQGQAVRISTLAAERGESWLGRYGGLISSEWEFAKGLQILEEDPEVYAAMDHWVEAADWIVWQLTDTYVRNACTAGYKGIYQDGRYPSEDYLAALNPGFAGFVREKLDHAIGQLGSAAGTLSARAAAWTGLPEGIAVAVGNVDAHVTAPAANAVQPGQMVAIMGTSTCHVMNAEELAEVPGMCGAVEGGIVEGLWGYEAGQSGVGDIFGWFVNNCVPPRYVSAAAAKGIGVHEYLTELASGQAIGQHGLVALDWHSGNRSVLVDHELSGVFVGQTLATRPEDMYRALLEATAFGTRTIIDAFNASGVPVTEFVVAGGLLKNPLLMQIYADVINLPLSVIDSEQGPALGSAIHAAVAAGAYPDVRTAAAAMGRVKRGVYRPIPENVRAYDELFAEYTTLHDYFGRGANEVMHRLKAIQRTASAHRAGTAAQDLEPAL; encoded by the coding sequence ATGAGCAACCCCCAACCGCATGAGCAGTACGTGATGGGGGTCGACTACGGCACCTTGTCAGGACGTGCCGTGGTGGTGCGGGTCTCAGACGGAACGGAACTTGGCTCCGCCGTCCACGAGTACCCGCACGCCGTCGTCACTGAGACCCTTCCCGGCTCAGACGTCCGGCTGCCTCCGGACTGGGCCCTCCAGGTTCCGCAGGACTACGTTGAAGTGCTGCAGAACGCCGTTCCGGCGGCCCTTCGCAGCGCCGGCGTCGATGCCGCAGATGTCATCGGCATCGCCACCGACTTCACCGCCTGCACCATGGTTCCCGTCCTCGAAGACGGAACGCCCTTGAATGAGCTCCCCGAATTTGCCTCACGGCCGCATGCGTTCGTGAAACTCTGGCGCCATCACGCCGCCCAGGGCCAGGCCGTGCGGATCAGCACCCTCGCGGCCGAGCGCGGCGAGTCCTGGCTGGGACGCTACGGCGGCCTGATCTCTTCGGAATGGGAATTCGCCAAGGGCCTGCAGATCCTTGAAGAAGACCCCGAAGTGTACGCCGCCATGGACCACTGGGTGGAGGCCGCGGACTGGATTGTCTGGCAGCTGACGGATACCTACGTCCGCAACGCATGCACCGCCGGTTACAAGGGCATCTACCAGGACGGCCGGTACCCGTCCGAAGACTACCTTGCCGCCCTCAACCCCGGCTTTGCCGGATTCGTCCGGGAGAAGCTGGACCACGCCATCGGCCAGCTCGGCTCCGCAGCCGGCACGCTGTCCGCCCGCGCCGCCGCCTGGACGGGGCTCCCCGAGGGCATCGCCGTCGCCGTCGGAAACGTGGATGCGCATGTCACGGCCCCCGCAGCCAACGCAGTGCAGCCCGGACAGATGGTCGCCATCATGGGTACCTCCACCTGCCATGTGATGAATGCCGAGGAACTCGCCGAAGTCCCCGGCATGTGCGGAGCCGTAGAGGGCGGCATCGTGGAAGGACTCTGGGGCTACGAAGCAGGACAAAGCGGGGTGGGAGACATTTTCGGTTGGTTCGTGAACAACTGCGTGCCGCCCCGGTATGTCAGCGCGGCGGCCGCTAAAGGCATCGGAGTCCACGAATACCTGACCGAACTTGCTTCCGGCCAGGCCATCGGCCAGCACGGCCTGGTGGCCCTGGACTGGCACAGCGGCAATCGTTCGGTCCTCGTGGACCACGAGCTGTCCGGCGTCTTCGTGGGTCAAACCCTGGCCACCCGGCCCGAGGACATGTACCGGGCACTGCTGGAGGCCACGGCTTTCGGCACCCGAACCATCATTGACGCGTTCAACGCCAGCGGTGTTCCGGTCACGGAATTTGTGGTGGCCGGCGGCCTGCTGAAGAACCCGCTGCTGATGCAGATCTATGCGGACGTCATCAACCTGCCCCTGTCGGTGATCGATTCCGAGCAGGGACCCGCCCTGGGGTCGGCCATCCATGCAGCAGTGGCCGCCGGAGCCTACCCGGACGTCCGGACCGCCGCGGCCGCCATGGGGCGGGTAAAGCGGGGCGTGTACCGCCCCATTCCGGAGAATGTTCGTGCCTATGACGAACTCTTCGCCGAATACACCACCCTTCATGACTACTTTGGCCGCGGCGCCAACGAGGTCATGCACCGGCTCAAGGCCATCCAGCGGACCGCTTCGGCGCACCGCGCCGGAACGGCTGCACAGGATTTGGAGCCCGCGCTGTGA
- a CDS encoding LacI family DNA-binding transcriptional regulator: protein MEDVARVAGVSHQTVSRVLNDHPNVSPDTKERVSAAIGELGYRRNAAARSLVTRSSKVIGVIITELEQYGPASTLLGLQEAAFRNGYFVSVAGLREMTRASMLESVNHLLNQAPDGIVVVAPVQAGVDLFRNLELNIPLEIVASGLAPEGSQEHAARMAVAHLADLGHRSIAHLAGPELWMDAQRRVVGWREELEERGLSAAAPIAGDWGAESGYRIGLDFDAAAHTAVFVANDQMALGFMRALHERGISVPGDISVVGFDDQPEAAHFLPPLTTIRQDYRRMGSYCFDLLLEEIAGGADAGTPDQHPAGIPLPELVIRASTAPPVT from the coding sequence ATGGAGGACGTGGCACGGGTAGCCGGAGTGTCCCACCAGACGGTTTCCCGGGTGCTGAACGACCACCCCAATGTCAGCCCGGACACCAAGGAACGGGTCTCCGCCGCTATCGGTGAATTGGGATACCGGCGCAACGCCGCAGCCAGATCGCTGGTCACCCGCTCCTCCAAAGTCATCGGTGTGATCATCACCGAACTCGAGCAGTACGGTCCGGCGAGCACCCTGCTGGGACTGCAGGAGGCCGCCTTTCGAAACGGCTACTTTGTCAGTGTGGCGGGCCTGCGCGAGATGACCCGCGCCTCCATGCTGGAATCGGTCAACCACCTGCTGAACCAGGCTCCGGACGGAATTGTCGTTGTGGCTCCGGTTCAGGCCGGCGTGGATCTGTTCCGGAACCTTGAACTGAACATTCCACTGGAAATTGTCGCCAGCGGACTGGCACCCGAGGGAAGCCAGGAACACGCAGCACGGATGGCCGTGGCGCATCTTGCGGATCTCGGGCACCGCTCGATTGCCCATTTGGCGGGACCCGAGCTGTGGATGGACGCTCAGCGGCGGGTCGTCGGGTGGCGGGAAGAACTGGAGGAACGGGGACTTTCCGCCGCCGCCCCGATCGCGGGTGACTGGGGCGCCGAGTCCGGTTACCGCATTGGTCTCGACTTTGATGCGGCGGCGCACACTGCAGTGTTCGTGGCGAACGACCAGATGGCCCTGGGGTTCATGCGTGCCCTGCATGAGCGCGGCATCAGCGTGCCTGGAGACATCAGCGTGGTGGGATTCGACGACCAGCCGGAGGCAGCACATTTCCTGCCGCCGCTGACGACCATCCGCCAGGACTACCGCCGCATGGGCAGCTACTGCTTTGATTTGCTGCTCGAAGAGATCGCCGGGGGTGCTGATGCAGGCACGCCGGACCAGCATCCCGCCGGCATTCCCCTGCCGGAACTTGTCATCCGCGCCAGTACTGCTCCCCCTGTCACGTAG
- a CDS encoding sensor histidine kinase: MSAAYPRTDGASPGDVVLRALRIALHTAFAGLLLLAVIQMGMTAQAWPVRACAYAGSALLAAVYVAGTVIESRHASTGRGPDPRRYGAAWLAVVTVLWLCLLVISPEFSWLAFPLFFLDLQLLRTVPALAAVLVTTAAVILAQWARSGQPSAAAFLGPVIGALFAVVMGSAYSSLHRESVNQRLALAELHRTRGELAASQHYAGVLTERERLAREIHDTLAQGLSSIVLLSRAAGSALDAGDPALAKERIGLVQSTAAENLAEARRFVRGLAAAPLERGSLDTRLAALCSDTARRAAAGVGSLRCMFRVDGTPVPLHPAYEATLLRAAQSLLANIEAHAGASNAVVTLEYSPDSVALDVFDDGGGFDPEALPTGPRADGSGFGLLSLRERIADLHGSLSVESAPGEGTVVALRLPLDAATDSAAIPGANA; the protein is encoded by the coding sequence ATGAGTGCTGCCTACCCACGGACCGACGGCGCTTCCCCCGGCGACGTGGTGCTGCGGGCACTGCGCATCGCCCTGCACACCGCATTTGCCGGTCTGCTCCTGCTGGCCGTGATCCAGATGGGCATGACTGCCCAGGCCTGGCCGGTGCGCGCGTGCGCCTATGCGGGAAGTGCGCTGCTGGCCGCGGTGTACGTCGCAGGCACCGTAATTGAGAGCCGGCACGCTTCCACCGGCAGGGGACCCGATCCCCGCCGCTACGGCGCAGCCTGGCTCGCTGTGGTGACCGTGCTGTGGCTGTGCCTGCTGGTCATCAGCCCGGAGTTCTCCTGGTTGGCCTTCCCGCTGTTCTTCCTGGACCTTCAGCTGTTGCGAACCGTCCCGGCGCTCGCCGCCGTTCTGGTCACCACTGCCGCCGTGATTCTGGCGCAGTGGGCGCGCAGCGGCCAGCCGAGTGCAGCCGCCTTCCTCGGCCCGGTGATCGGTGCACTGTTCGCGGTCGTCATGGGCAGCGCGTACTCATCCCTCCACCGTGAAAGCGTCAACCAGCGCCTTGCGCTCGCGGAGCTGCACCGCACGCGCGGCGAGCTGGCCGCGTCCCAGCACTATGCCGGAGTGCTGACCGAGCGCGAACGATTGGCCCGGGAAATCCACGACACCCTGGCTCAGGGTCTTTCCAGCATCGTCCTGCTCTCCCGTGCGGCCGGAAGCGCCCTTGATGCAGGCGACCCGGCACTGGCCAAAGAACGAATCGGGCTGGTCCAGAGCACCGCCGCGGAGAACCTGGCCGAGGCCCGGAGGTTTGTCCGCGGCCTCGCTGCGGCGCCGCTGGAGCGGGGTTCCCTCGACACGCGTCTCGCTGCATTGTGTTCGGATACTGCGCGGCGGGCCGCTGCCGGCGTCGGGTCGCTGCGGTGCATGTTCCGGGTGGACGGGACCCCGGTTCCCCTGCATCCTGCTTATGAGGCCACTCTGCTGCGGGCAGCTCAGTCGCTGCTGGCCAATATTGAGGCCCACGCCGGCGCGTCCAACGCGGTGGTTACCCTGGAATACTCACCGGACTCCGTGGCGCTGGATGTGTTCGACGACGGCGGTGGCTTTGATCCGGAGGCGCTCCCCACCGGCCCCCGGGCCGACGGCTCGGGCTTTGGCCTGCTCTCTCTGCGCGAGCGGATAGCCGACCTGCACGGTTCCCTGAGCGTGGAGTCGGCGCCCGGCGAGGGAACTGTGGTGGCCTTGCGGCTGCCGCTGGATGCAGCCACGGACTCCGCCGCGATTCCCGGGGCTAACGCATGA